A genomic region of Fusarium falciforme chromosome 4, complete sequence contains the following coding sequences:
- a CDS encoding Very-long-chain (3R)-3-hydroxyacyl-CoA dehydratase — protein sequence MAADAPAARPKKQASFLNKAYLVLYNFISTVLWATVLGRTVSLFVLHGPEFVYPYAGEFTKWTQTLAGMEVLHSLLGVVRAPLVTTLMQVSSRFLLVWCIVDVFPYLAQSPFYSSMLVAWSVTEIIRYSFFALTLSGFQPKALTWLRYNTFFVLYPIGIFSECTLIWLATEPAAELGDPYKWALYTILGIYVPGSYILYTHMMTQRRKVMRNLKAESGKAQ from the exons ATGGCCGCCGACGCCCCCGCCGCGAGgcccaagaagcaggccTCGTTCCTCAACAAGGCCTACCTCGTCCTCTACAACTTCATCTCGACCGTGCTGTGGGCGACGGTCCTCGGCCGCACCGTCTCCCTGTTTGTCCTCCATGGACCTGAGTTTGTGTATCCGTATGCTGGCGAGTTTACAAAGTGGACGCAGACGCTGGCTGGCATGGAGGTTCTGCACTCTCTGCTCG GCGTCGTTCGCGCTCCCCTCGTCACGACCCTCATGCAGGTCTCGTcgcgcttcctcctcgtctggTGCATCGTCGACGTCTTCCCCTACCTCGCCCAGTCGCCCTTCTACTCGTCCATGCTAGTCGCCTGGTCCGTCACCGAGATCATCCGCTACTCCTTCTTCGCCCTCACGCTGTCGGGCTTCCAGCCCAAGGCCCTGACCTGGCTGCGCTACAACACCTTCTTCGTGCTCTACCCCATCGGCATCTTTAGCGAGTGCACCCTCATCTGGCTGGCTACCGAGCCTGCCGCCGAGCTGGGCGACCCGTACAAGTGGGCTCTCTACACTATCCTGGGCATCTATGTTCCTG GATCTTACATCCTGTACACTCACATGATGACCCAGAGACGCAAGGTTATGCGcaacctcaaggccgagagcGGAAAGGCCCAGTAA